The stretch of DNA AATGCTTATCCAATAAAATTATTCAACGATCCAAACTGGTACATTTAATTCGCCGAATACTCGTATTAACGCGAATAACAGGGAACCGGTTAACAGCTCGTCAAATAAGCTATTTAAGGGCCCACAGTTTAAATGAACTAAAAAAACAGCGATTCATACTTGATTCCTTTTTTATGAACTATTTTTACCTGGATTACTTTTTGATGTACTATACTATAACCGGCAACTACTACGAAAGCTATATTACTGGGACGAAGATTTTAAAATTAGTTAAACAAAATCCAAGTATGTTGCAACTCCAGATCTGGAGAGATAAATATGGCTCCAGTTTAAGCCGTCTGATTAATGCATCTGCTATGATCTCTAAAAACGAAATGGTAGACTTTGCCCATAAGGAGGTAAGCAGATTGGATATTCCATATAACAGAAAATCTTTAATTGAGCTGAACATGCTGGACATCTATATACAATCCGGTGAATTTAAAAAAGGTGAAATATCTTTGAACCGTATTCAAAAAAATGCCAGCTATATCCAAAAGGGCCTCGATCCTTATACCAGTTCCATCTTATACTTTAATCTGGCTGTTATGAACTTTGGTTTGGGAAACTATTCGAAAGCAATCTTTTGGTTCAATGAAATTATAAATGATTCGAATAAATATATACCTGATCAATACTTTGGTGGAATTACTATGATACTCCGCATGATTACATATTATGAATTAAAACGCTATGATATAATTGAATTACATCTCCGCTCCACTCATCGCTATATTATGAAGACGAAGCGTAATTTTAAATTTGATCAAATAATGGTGGCATTTATTGGAAAAATAATTGCAATTAATAACAAGCATGAATTAATAACAATAATGAAACAGGTTCGAAATGAATTATTAACGCTCTCAAAAATAAAAACGGAGGGAAAAATCCTGCACTATTTCGATTTTATTGCCTGGCTTGAAAGTAAAATTGAGAACCGGCCTTTCGCCCAAATTATCAAGGAAAAGGGAGTATATAAAAACAGTAATGTTTATTCATTTTAACTAATTATTTTACCTACTACAAAGTATGGATCAATTTAATAGCAAATGCAATAAAATATTCGACAAAAAAAGCTGATCCTCAGATAGAAATAGGTTCCGACAAAGAAGAAAACCGGATCATTTATTATGTGAAAGATAATGAAGCTGGATTCGACATAGCCTATGCAAACAAGCTCTTCGGTATATTTCAACGATCACACAGCTCTGAAGAATTTGAAGGCACAGGTATTGGCCTTGCAATCATTCAGCGTATAATAACCAAACATGTAGGTAAAGCATGGGCAGAGGGGGAAATTGACAAAGGAGCAACTTTTTATTTTACATTACCGGTCATTCAGTAAAATCAGACGCTCAAAATAATCCGGCGATTCTTTCCCGGAAATACAGCAGGATGTAAAATTTATACTACCCCGGAAAATCAATTGTAAATGAAACCCCTTTATTGCTCTCCAGCGAAAATGTCCCATCCAGTTGCTCCGTGAGCATAGAAACCAATTGCAAACCAAGTGTTGTAGATTTATTTATATCAAATTTCCTCGACAGACCAATCCCATTGTCTCTGATATTTAGTTTATAGTTTCCGGGCTTCCCTTTCACGTTCTCCTTTGTAAACTTTAAAAGAATTTCTCCATCTTCCTTTCCATCAAAAGCATACTTATAGCTATTGGTGATAAGCTCATTGATAATAAGTCCACAGGGAATGGCTGTGTCAATTTTTAAATGATGTGATTCCGCCTCCAGAAGCACACGTATAGGTTTTTCATTTTTATAAGAGTCTTTGACCGATAAGACAAGAGCCTTCAAATAACAGGCAAAGTCCACTCCCGAAATATCTTTAGACTGATAAAGCGTTTCATGGACCAATGCCATTGATCTTATCCTCCGCGTATTATCGGCGAAAAAATTTATAGAGTTTTTATCGGAAAGCCCATCCATTTGCAGGCTCAGAAGGCTGGAAATGATCTGCAGGTTATTCTTAACCCGGTGGTGCACTTCCCTGAACAGCACTTCTTTTTCCTTAAGTGACACTGTGGATGACTGCAATTCCTCCCCCAGCATATTTATACCTGTGGCAAGTGCATCAAAATCATCACCTGAAGTTCCGACAAAAGATTTTCTATCGAATTGAAGCTTTGCATAGGCTTCAACCACATTCAAAATGTTATTGATCCGCTTATTTGTTTTCCGCTGGGCCGTTTTATTCTGTTTAAACTCTTTTTCAATTTTAGTCAATGCCCTGATCATGAAGGCTTCCTTGTCTTTTTCTTTCTTATTGACAGGAACTCCGATCATCCTGCATACTTTACTGTAAACTCCATCCCTCTTCCGGCTCATACTTCTGAATTATGATTTTATAATAAATTTTTTCAACCACTCCAATGCTGCTGCTTCCGAATTAAACAGCTGGGTGGGAACCACCGGCTTATTTATTCCAAGAAAAAAATTTCCAATGACTTTACTTAAAGGTGTTCTGATCAACATGCCTATAGCGCATACTCCCGGCTGCCTGCCATGCATAGCAAAGTGATCGCGGGCTGGCTTATCGATAGACTTTATTTTCCGAAGATCAACGAGTAATGGCCTTAATTTATCACCGGAAACTTTTCCGACAACAATGGTATTCTCCTGTGCATCTGTCAATCCTATCACTCCGTTTTTTTTAACCACAGTTCTGCAAATGCCGGATTCGTCCAGCCATGTAGTAAAAATTTCAGTATAAATCGCTCCCTTGGGTTCACGTTGTCCCATTCAAAAATAATAGGTTCTTGCTATAAATATATCAATTTAATCCCTGAACAGATTCATCAAACATGGATACGGGACAAATGATTCAACCTACTGCCATTATATAGGCGGCAGGTCATTTTTTAAAAAGCGATTGCAGCCATTCAACGGCCTCTTCCTGCCTTTCAAAATAACGGGTTGGAACGGGTGGTTTAACAACCTTTACGTAAAAGTTGGCCAACAAACGCTGATGGGTTGAGTTGATTATAAAGGCATCGGCAAGTGTATGTTTGAAGTTCTGGGGAGCCGCTGAATTTTCAATTACTTCCTGGCTGAATGATGTGTACTTACCACCCACAATAAGCACTAAATATTTACCCCCATTAGCGACCTT from Bacteroidota bacterium encodes:
- a CDS encoding GHKL domain-containing protein, which codes for MLTNYFTYYKVWINLIANAIKYSTKKADPQIEIGSDKEENRIIYYVKDNEAGFDIAYANKLFGIFQRSHSSEEFEGTGIGLAIIQRIITKHVGKAWAEGEIDKGATFYFTLPVIQ
- a CDS encoding sensor histidine kinase, with product MSRKRDGVYSKVCRMIGVPVNKKEKDKEAFMIRALTKIEKEFKQNKTAQRKTNKRINNILNVVEAYAKLQFDRKSFVGTSGDDFDALATGINMLGEELQSSTVSLKEKEVLFREVHHRVKNNLQIISSLLSLQMDGLSDKNSINFFADNTRRIRSMALVHETLYQSKDISGVDFACYLKALVLSVKDSYKNEKPIRVLLEAESHHLKIDTAIPCGLIINELITNSYKYAFDGKEDGEILLKFTKENVKGKPGNYKLNIRDNGIGLSRKFDINKSTTLGLQLVSMLTEQLDGTFSLESNKGVSFTIDFPG
- a CDS encoding STAS/SEC14 domain-containing protein produces the protein MGQREPKGAIYTEIFTTWLDESGICRTVVKKNGVIGLTDAQENTIVVGKVSGDKLRPLLVDLRKIKSIDKPARDHFAMHGRQPGVCAIGMLIRTPLSKVIGNFFLGINKPVVPTQLFNSEAAALEWLKKFIIKS
- a CDS encoding STAS/SEC14 domain-containing protein, which produces MSINSSDTRTTEISIKCGRVFLRPDNILCIDLKEDYVVEMTDQDEINNAIGKVANGGKYLVLIVGGKYTSFSQEVIENSAAPQNFKHTLADAFIINSTHQRLLANFYVKVVKPPVPTRYFERQEEAVEWLQSLFKK